TTCTCTATTAGTCCTCCAGAAAGAAGTGTATTAGATAGATTAAAAGAAAATGAACATAATGTTGTTGGAATTGGTAAAATTGGAGACCTTTTTAATTTTAATGGTCTTACTGATTCTATTCACACTCATCATAATGAAGAGGCAATGAAGGAAATTATATCTCAAATGAATCGTTTGGATGAAGGGTTGTTCTTTGCTAATTTGCCAGATTTTGATACGATGTGGGGGCATAGAAATAATTATTCTGCTTTTGCAAAAGGATTGGAAAAATTTGATAATTGGTTACCAAAATTTATGGAAATAATGAGCAAAAAGGATATTCTAATTATCACTGCTGACCATGGTTGCGACCCAACTACAGAAAGTACTGACCATTCAAGAGAATATATACCAATATTGGTTTATGGTAAATCTGTAAAAAATGGTGTAGATATTGGAATCAGAAAAACTTTTGCTGATATAGGAGCAACGGTTTCTGAAATTTTTCAAGTTCCTTTGCCCAAAATTGGAAAGAGTTTTTGGAAGGATATTAAGAATTAAACTATTATAAAAAAATTCTATCTAATTAAGTGCTATTTTTATGAGCTGTCAGGGACCAATCCCTGACAGCAGAGAATTCCCAATTGAGATAAAAAAGTAGCAACAGGATAAATCTATTGCTACCCACCAGATGGTGGGTAGATTCGGGTTTATCCCGAATTGAGATAAAAAAGGGATTTTCATATGAAACATACATGTCCCGAAAACAAATCTGGACACAAAGGAGCATGAAAATGGCATTGAGCATTCCCAAGCTGGGGCTTGGGAATGAGAGTTTACATTTTTTTTCTTTGTGTCTTTGTGGCGAAAGGATTTTCAGATGAAAAAAATATTTTTATTATTAATGTGTTTATCGTTATTATTATATGGATGTATCTTTGAAATAACAAATGGTGACAATTCTGATAGTGAAATAATACAAATTTCAAATGTCATTGAAGGTATCTTTAGTGCTTATAATACCTCAAATGTCAATGCTATTATGGCTTTTTTTGATGATAATTTCTTACATAATTCTAAAGATTACAATGATGAATGGAATATTTGGAATCAAAGAATTGGTGGGAATGCAAAGATTATCAATTTGTATGTTGAAGTTTACGGTAATTATGCAAATGTGTCTTTTACACTAAACCTTAATGGAATAAATTATTATGTGCCAGCTGATGGATATGGTGATGTAACTTATTTACGAAAGATAAATGGAATCTGGAAAGTCTATGGAAATCAGGATAGTTCAAATGAGAGATATTCCATAACAGTAGAGTCCGAACCACCTGGTGCAAATATTTATTTCAATGAGCAGAATATTTACCATTTAACACCATATACAATTAATTATGTTTCAGAAGGGACTTATACAATTGGTGTTTATCTGAGAGATTATAATGAGGAAACCAGAACAGTTTATGTTGATGAAGATACAACAGTTTCAATTGATTTAGAATGGCCAGTAAATCCTCCAATAATAAATATTGATTCTCCTGAAAATGGCCAAATTATAAATGGAGATGAATTTAAACTTCAAGGTTATATTCCATTTTTTTATGGTGATAAGGCAACACTTAATT
This window of the Candidatus Cloacimonadota bacterium genome carries:
- a CDS encoding PEGA domain-containing protein translates to MKKIFLLLMCLSLLLYGCIFEITNGDNSDSEIIQISNVIEGIFSAYNTSNVNAIMAFFDDNFLHNSKDYNDEWNIWNQRIGGNAKIINLYVEVYGNYANVSFTLNLNGINYYVPADGYGDVTYLRKINGIWKVYGNQDSSNERYSITVESEPPGANIYFNEQNIYHLTPYTINYVSEGTYTIGVYLRDYNEETRTVYVDEDTTVSIDLEWPVNPPIINIDSPENGQIINGDEFKLQGYIPFFYGDKATLNLNGDEQVIEVYCGDFNQWISITEQENEFYLRATNDNGNTGVSDVFTIYKDEQAYDLRIELYWDTDETDVD